agaagaTGCAGGAGGAGAGGCGGTATTCGAATGGCtgagcaagaaacaaaaaagaaacacgaGAGCtgatgtttttgttccttttttgttcttaaaatgtgttccaaaaataagaaacaaatttttttttgtttttgtttcattcCAATTgtgttttgggaacaaaaaaataattttgaaacaaaaatgcaaacaaacgcgtttctgttccttttttgttcccaaaaaaaaaaaaaaaaaacaaaaaaattgtttaaaaacagaaaaaagaaatcaaaacaaacagACCCTTAGTGATCATGGCTTTGGCATTAACTAATTATTGTATTCAACTTGATCAGGATAAGTTGGCAAATTAAATTCCACTCCCTTATTCTTATGCAAATGGCGAGTTGCCTCATCTAGGATTGAACATCAACCGTGCTTTTACATAAAACAAAACGCAATAAGATTATACATAAGTTGAACATCACGAGGGTCTTGCCCAATACACATGTGCATTGTGCCAAGCCCGTGAAAAGAGCATATGAGTGATCAACTTTATGCAGGAGCATCGACTTAATGATAACAAAAAATCTGACATCATGTCCTTGCTGTCATCACTCCATCCCCTCGGTGCATAACCCATTATGTATCTGTGTAGTTGGATAATTATTATTTAGACTCAGACCCGATGTCTATTTTATGAGTCTTGAAAATTGGATGATCGAGACATACTTATCTAATCAGGAAAGTCGAGTGGTCATCACTGCGCACCCCTTTACAATTTGTACGTCGGGCTATCTAGCTCGTGGCTTAGCATGATGACTAtgcatatcttttttttttttttttgattatgcatatcttTCAGATGAGCTCTTTGTATCCAATAATCATGTGGATTCGATTGATTTTCTAGCTAAACAAAAGAAGTTACCCATGTCATTGGACAGTACACAAGATCAAATGGCCAATTACGATCCGTCTCTTGAGTTTTTGAAACACACTCAGCTCAGCATTGTGTCGGACCATGTACGCATGTCAACGGCGCAAACCATCCTCGCCCTCCTGCAAGGGTGCAACAGCCTCAGGAGGCTCAAGGCCATCCGCGCGCGGGTCTTCGTCCACGGCCTCCAGAGCGACCCCTCCATCTCGGGCAAGCTTCTCCACTTCTGCGCCGTCTCTGTCTCGGGTTGCTTGGCCTACGCTCGGACTCTGTTCAACCGCATCGAATGCCTGCCACGATTGGAGCTCCATCTTCAGAGGCTTCGCCGTTGGCGCGTCCCCTCGTGAGGCCCTTCTTTACTACAACGGCATGCTTGGGTCTCCCTTTTCTTGCCCCGATGGCTACTCTTTCTCGTTCGCTCTCAAGGCGTGTGAGAGAGTTGGGGACGAACGGAAGTGTGGAGAGATTCGTGGGACCATGATTCGATCTGGGTATGAGGTAGATGTCATGGTTTACACGAATTTGACGAGGTGCTATGCGGGGAATGGGTTGGCTGAGGACGCGCAGAAGGTGTTCAAAGGTATGTCTGAGAGGATCTTGGTTTCTTGGAATTCCATGATCTCCTGTTACTCTCAGGCTGGTCTGCACCATGGGGCCTTAGGGTTGTACCGTCGGATGAGGAAAGAGAATGTGGATGTCGACGGCTTCACGTTGGTGGGATTGCTCTCGTGCTGCGTTCCCGTGGGGGCGTTGAATACGGGAGTTGAACTGCGTAGGAGGGCTAGTCGAGAGGGACTTTTGGGGAACATTTATGTTGCAAATGCTCTTATCGACCTGTATGTAAATGAGGTGACTTGGCGGGGGTTCTTTCCGTCTTTAATGGGATGTCAAAATGGGATGTTTTCACGTGGAACTACGTGATCAACGCGTATGGAGTGAATGCGTGTGCGCATGAAGCCATCTTTTTCTTCAGGCAGATTTTGAGAGAAGGTGCATGGCCCAGCTCCATCACCTTCCTAGGATTGCTGTCGGCTGTAGCCACCAAGGCCTAGTGGACAAAGGGTGTTGAGTTTTTCCACGTGATGAGCTCTACGTTCAACTTAAAGCCAGAAATTAAGCATTATGGATGCATGGTTGATTTGTATGGACGTGCTGGGAAGCTTGAAAAGGCGCTGAAAATGATAGGAACCTCTCCTTTTCTGGTCGATCCTGTCATTTGGCGAACTCTTCTAGGTTCTTGCAAGATCCACCAAAATGCGTGCATAGGGGAGATTGCCACTAAGAATCTGGTCGAGCTTGGTGCATGTAATGCAGGGGACTGTATACTTCTTGTTACAATATATGCCGAATGCAATGACAAGCAAGGTGTTGCAAGAATGAGAGGGTTAATCAAAAGCCAAGGAATTAGGACGATTCCTGGTTGGAGCTAGATTGAAACTGGCAACCAGGTTCATAGATTTTTTGTGGATGACCAGTCACATCCTGATCGAGACGAAATCTGTCGTAAGTCATAATTGCATAAAAGGAGGATAAGTAGTGGCTGTGGCGCGTGTGAACTCTTCCGACTCTTCATGGTTTGCTGTGAAAAAGAATAGGTTGATCTCAGGTGTAAAGGAAGAGCTGCTAGTAAGAGGTGAAAGAACAAGCAAGGGATTGGGTGTGAAAAAGTGTTCTTGCTCGTTTACTTCTTCTTTTAGCCTTCCTTGAAGCATTTGGAGAAAGAGAATGCATAAGAGTTGGGCCGGAGGTACGGTAATCTTGGCCAAAATAGGACACCCGAAGGGCCCGGCACGCACAATCCTATCCCATCTAAGTCTGAGTTTAGCCCTTGCATTTCAGACAGCCGTTAAGTGGATATACATGTTCAAAACATGTTTAAAATAACATACGCTAAGGCAAACTCATGACATCCTTCACCTTCGAATTTCTAAATAATATGCGAGCTAATATTACTATAAACAATGACAACACAACCGATAATgtcttaaatttgaaattttctttctttagcgTTGCCGCATCTTGTTTTGCATGTTTTAGTTGTGCCTCGAGAGCCTTGATTTCAGCATCCTTGGAACatccatcatcttcatcatggGTTGGCACTAGTTCTTCTTCGACATTGCTccggtgaaatttttttgacatgctccttgtgattgattgattcatGCATCAatccatataaaaaaatcacaactttcCCCTCTGTTGTTGGGGTTGTATCTCAAAAAGCCATTATATCTTCTTCCATGATTTTCTCTTGTCCTAGCTATACATAGAGGAGATTTTAGGCCACAATGGCAAAATACATACGCATTGTTGTCAGTTGGAGGGACCAACATCACCGATTGtgacatatttgatgatatcTTCATGAATTTGCTTACCTCCTCCTACAATGATATCTCATTGTTAGTTTTGGGACAATTCCAATAGTCGAGATAATGAGCAAACATAAATGGACAGATGAACATATAACATATGAACATAAACATCAATGAAATCTTGTTGCCGAAATCTTGTTGCCAAAATCTTGTTGCCAAAATCTTTGTTTCTAGAGGAAGTTGGAACattgttttattaaaaatagtaataataaaaCCAACAACATGCGTAAGTACCTCGCCAGTGAATTGCATAATGGGTATTTGTTGTCAATCCCAAAAGTCAATTAAAAAACCAAGTCACGAGAGAGTGCACATTGGATGATGACTAGAAAGCTTTACATACTGGAAGTCTAAGATGAGCAACCACCAGTCACACAAGCATGAGTAGAAACTATATCCAAATTTTATTGACAAAGAAACTAGTGAATCATAGAACCTACAAAGGTTTAAGAAAAATTAGCCTTTTTAAGAGTCAAAATAACCCACACTATCACTGGGCTTACATCACTCTAAAGCATAGAGGATTTATAATTTTGCTTACATGGAATGTTAATCAGACCTCTTAACATTGTTCTCCTCAAGAAACTCGACcacaatttttgaattattatcccATATGATGTTCTTACATTTCATCACATACACTcaagaaaatattcttcatgttttactttttcttataCTTGCAATGCACGAAGAGATTTCAGTGGGTCATTAGCTAAGTCCAACCAACAAAGATGCAATATCAAGAGAggtaaaggaaaataaaagatgcTGGCAACTTTGACTAAACCTGCACAGTAGCTTTGCCATCTAAACTATCGTTGACCTGTGTGAACAAACATTGTAAACCATTTTCTTCAGTTATCAACAATACAATTGATTGTAATAGATATAGATGTAGTCAAGATCGGCAAACatagttttagaacttgaaattttgaggtttttataaaaacttattCCGTcagtgaaaaaaagaacaattcaTTGCATGACATCAATTGGGCCGATTATTACCGATAGGCGGCTAatagaatttaaataaataatattaaaaaaaaaacaagatgaattaGGCTcgattcaaaagaaaatcatcttACAAACTTACCTTAGAACATCGAGCAAGGTTCCAGCAAATctagggataaaaaaaaaaaaaaaaaaaaaaaaaaactatctgaATCTTGCCTTTATTGAATACCCAAATTGAATTTGCTTCTACATTTGATCAAAGTTGCAGCAGCTTACctatttttttgcaatttatttgcCCGTGTTTTCTGCGACGTTGGATTTGAAATTAAGTCATTAGAGTTCCTCTAACTGAACTTGAGAGAGTAAAGAATTATCATATTTTTGTGGTTGATATTGTAATCAGGTGATATtctatatacatacatacatacatacatacatacatacatatgtgtgtgtgtgtgtatatatatatatattagattttgaccaattttatgGTCAACTCAATCgctgaaaaatgaatgattttaagCAACAGTCGAAGCCCTAATCCTCTTTGCTGCTCTCCTGGGCgtcaaaactctctctctctctctctctctctctctctctctgtgctttcGGAATCGAGCTGGACTTCCCGTGGAATCTCTCTCGGACGAGTCAGTGAGTCGCCCCGCCGCGTCGACTCCGGCGGGTGCGTCGCCGGCTCTCCTCCGGCATCCAAAGGGGGTCAATTCTCTTTGCCCCGGCAGCCGTCGTCGCCGAGGTGAGCTCGCATGATCTCGAATCCTCTTCCTGATTGCGCGGATTTGTGTGCGCCCCCATTCGCGGTTTCTCGGGGGGGCGTGAAGCTTTGTATGCTTGCTGGGTGTTGGGTGAAACCGCTTCGGGGGTGCTGAGATGGATGAATTGAGaggttttctgtttcttgagATATTGCATTCGATTCTCGACGACTGGGTCTTCGCTTGATGAAGGTTGGAGGGTTTACGTCGGAAAAGTTGGTGTTCAATTTGAATGGGAGCCTCACTCATTGATTCtggttttttgcttttttgggtcctatttttctttttgggtttgtaAGGGTGGGCTTGAGGATCCATAGGTCCCTTTACGTCATGGGTAATTGCTTAGAGatgagtggatgtaggcttgccCTAGTTGTGCTGAGATCACAAGGTTTTTAAGGAGTGTTGGGTTTTCTTATTAGTTCAAATTGGGGTCTTACGAGCAAGAGCTTGGTGTACATAGTGACTTTTCCCTTTCGGCATTTTGTAGTTGGTTCGGAGTTTATTGAATCATTGTGTGaaacttattttgttttctatACGATGGTGTTCTTTGGGACCATATCACGATGTTATAATGTCATTTTGAGAGAGGAAAAATACAAGGATGATTGGGCATCTTTTATGCTTGAGTTCGATACCAAGGATGCAcagcttcaaactttgacctcCTTTTGAGCTTATTCCATCAATTATTGTTTCGACGCACATATTCTGCACCTCACGTCTCTCGTCGAAAGCCCACATATCCTCTGTGATGTAATCAGATCTGGATGTCTTTTTGGTGAGACCTAGCGATTAACTTATAATGCTGGctaatttttttccatcttgTTTGCCTAGAGACGTGGCATCAAATTCCCCTTTTCCTATCATTTTATATGTGATTTTGAGGGACAGAAGAATAAGGAAAATTAAAGAGTTAACTGCTCGTACACTTGTCAGCATGTTCTTGCTTTTTGGCTGGGGGAAGCCATTAGCAGAGGAATCTGAAGCCTATTGTATAGAGACCTTGATGTAATCTAATTTTCAGAAAGCTAATTGGCATTGTCTTCAACTTTGATATCTTGGTTCAGAACTGGTAGATGCCTTTCACTTTTGTCTATTGGTTTTTAATGAGGATGTAAACTCATTTGTTCTGTGATTAAGTTGGAAGTATTCCAATTTCTTGTGCCTCGAGCACTGTACTTCACCTACTGAAACTTTCTGGAACCATTAACATCAGATATATAATTCATTTTGCACAAAACAACAGAAAGACGATCAATGTCAAGTCCAATTGGCTTCCACTGTACCCAATAGAATAAGATCTCTAGTGACATGCCCCATTTCTATTGATAATCAATTGCAGATCCAGGATTGGATTGATTTGTTTGCAAGTTTATATAGGCTGGGTTTTAATTGAAGAAATCCATACCTTAGGGACCATATGATTTTCCCTCAATAGCTGGTGGATTGATTTATTTAGCTATTCTTATACAAGTTTTATTCATTGCATGTTGATAATGTATATGATATATGAAATCATGATGTAGTTCTCTTAATCCTGTTTATCTAATGCACATGATGTGTTTTGTGGTTCTCTTATTAGTACACATAATGTTGGCTTTGGGGCATGTTGGCACATTCATATTACATAGGAAATATGGATTTAGATCTTTAAATCTCTTCGTATACCAAACATGATGTGTATCACATTTCTCACTTTGGTAAAAGTATTCGTTTCATGTCTTGTATCTGCTCAGGTGATCAGTAGATGACACAGATTTTGAGTGCTTTACATTGGAAGACTGAGAAATAACTAATATGGATCCATCACAGAATACCATGGCAAGCATGGGTGTGAGTGGTGGGAATGGGGTGATAAATCCCCAAAATGATGTTACTTCAGCTTCACAAGATGATCCGAAGCAGGACCTCAATCAGGTCATCAATTCTATCCAGAAAACTTTGGGTCTCCTCCATCAACTCTACCTCAATGTCTCATCCTTCAATACTGGCCTTCAACTCCCTCTCCTCCAGCGCATGtaatttttctcttaattttatCTCCTTCCATAGCCCTAGACTTAGAAGTTCTCAAGATTTATATATGTATACTTCAACTGATCGCACTAATCTGTGGCTTCCAGAAATTCTCTTGTCTTGGAGCTCGACAACATGGTTAAGTTATCAGAAAAGTGCCACATTCAGGTTCCAGTGGAGGTCCTCAAGTGAGTCGGCAATCTCAATCTTTAATACCTTCTAGAAGCTTTTCTAAGTTCATGCATTCAACTCGTTGTTTTCTGTTATTCAGCTTGATTGATGATGGCAAGAATCCAGATGGATTTACAAAGGACATCATCAATGGTTGCAttgcaaaaaatcaaattacgaAGGGAAAAACTGATTCCTTCAAGGTACCATTTTCTTGTAAACCATACACAATCCTCAGTTCCTGATACAAGAAATATCTTCTTACTAATATTCGTTTTTCACTTTATCAGGGTCTACGGAAGCATCTTCTAGAGGAACTTGATCAAGCATTCCCAGATGAAGCTGATTCTTTTAGAGAGATAAGAGCAGCTTCTGCTGCTGTAAGTTCTTATTATTTCTCGGTCCTCTCCTCCAGTGGTTTATTATTGCTTTGTCACATAACTTGGCTTGAACACTCCCTTTGATGAAAATACAATCTTAAAGCACTGATACCCACTTAAGAGTATTTTTCGTTGGGCTAAAAGCCATCCAGCGAAGCAACTTcagaaataattaattttaacttcATCTAAAGTGTGAACAAATTTTAATGACTATAAATGCAAATTTTTATGTCTTGAAAAGTTCTCAGGTGATTATTATTAGATATCTCACTAATGCTACAAGTAATTGCCGTGTTTGGTTCATCTATAATCTTTTCTCAAAGCACGTTTTACTTTCTTGCTAATATGaagaattattttaattctgaaaattgatgaagaaataCAGTTAGGTGATTTTAAATGTAATATGTACACAATTTGACagatttgatgagtttgattttaatgcaagtCTAACCTCAAGATCTAAACTTAGAGTtaagaaaagattgaaaaggAAAGCTCATTCCAAGCTCCTCCCTTAAGCCCGGAGTTAAAGCTTGAAAACTAAAAGCAACATACAACATGGTTGCATCTATTATTGGTCATTGTTTTTTAGAGAGATAAGAACAACTGCTGCTTCTTTTAGTTCTCGTTTCATTTAGGTTCCTCTTCTCCAGTTGCTTAATTTTGGGTAGTCATCCCCTGGCTTGTGTGTTTGAAGGCGATCCCTGaagaaaaaaggatttttgAGTGTTTTTGCCTATTTAAGTTGGATATTCATCATCAAATAGCGTGAGGGATGAGTTATATGAGCTAGGTAGTTAGCAATGTTGTGGATAGAATTTTAAGTAGGGGGAGGCCTTGGAGTACTGCAGAGCAGAAGCATTTCAGGCTCAGAAATATGTAGCTTTGTATCTTCAGTTTTAGTTTTCTTGTctggtataattatttaatacTGACGAACAGATATAACTGGAATCTATAGTGCAAAATATCATGAATGATTGATGGCGGGCATTAAGCATCCATAGAAGTCATGGttatttttggccaatttttcttgttcattttctcAACAAATGAGGGAGTAATGCTGGGTATGTGAAGGGTACCTGAAATTATTATACTAACCTGTGAAAAATTATCAGCAGGCCTTTAAATAAGTAACACTCAATGAGCCTTCAACATCATTCCGTCATCGATTTTATAAGTCATCAATTCATGTTCATTCTTTGGATAATCAATTTGAGCTTGGCAGGGTCTTTTGAACTAAAAAGTCACTGATTGTATCTATATCCCAATAGTAGAGCTGATTGAATTCATGAAACAGGCGTAGTGGGCAGCGTCTACTAGTGGTTCATTTCATGGTGAAAGTACTATAAAAATGTTTCTGATCTTAGAAAAAGAGTCCTCATAGTGTTTTCTTGATACAGGAAGCGAAGCGGCTAGCTCAAGCGCAAAGTTCCTTGCCAAATGGCGATATGAAGGTTAAAGCTGAACCATAGGCGAACCAGTAGCTTATACCAAAAGACACTGTAAGCGCCTCTGTGAATTCGCCACCCCTTTCTGTCACTGGAGAAATATAAGGCATCAGTAATCTAGATATCTGCAGTTAAGGCATTTCAACGAGTGTATTGATGCCTCAGCTTCTCTTAGGATGAGGCAAAGGCTTTCCATGCTACCCACCTTATTGGCCGTTCATTATGAAAGTGTCATGGTTCTCGGGACTAATACAGTTGTAACTATGAGATTTGGAAATGCTGATAAGGCAAATTTACTTTGGGAAACCAATTGTGTCACGGCACAATTTAAGAGTTAATGATGGTTGCATGCTTCGTTTGGCTCTTCAGTTTGAGCGTCCTACTTAGTTTATGTCTGTGGTACTCAAAACTGCACCTAGCAAGTTTAAACACAATTTGATCGATTAGCCGGTTGACCATATTGCACTGTGTTCCGACTcataagggtgcgtttggtaacgtttcgtttaaaaattgtttcttgggaatgaaaaaaaaaaaaagtgtttacattcagggaacaatttttgaacaaaaacgcgtttggtaaatccgttttagaaatataaaaaaatgtaaaacacgtttgataagtttgtataattttttttatttcttttaattttttaatatttttatttttattttctattttctttctt
This genomic stretch from Eucalyptus grandis isolate ANBG69807.140 chromosome 3, ASM1654582v1, whole genome shotgun sequence harbors:
- the LOC104438547 gene encoding mediator of RNA polymerase II transcription subunit 10b isoform X2, whose translation is MASMGVSGGNGVINPQNDVTSASQDDPKQDLNQVINSIQKTLGLLHQLYLNVSSFNTGLQLPLLQRINSLVLELDNMVKLSEKCHIQVPVEVLNLIDDGKNPDGFTKDIINGCIAKNQITKGKTDSFKGLRKHLLEELDQAFPDEADSFREIRAASAAEAKRLAQAQSSLPNGDMKVKAEP
- the LOC104438547 gene encoding mediator of RNA polymerase II transcription subunit 10b isoform X1, whose translation is MDPSQNTMASMGVSGGNGVINPQNDVTSASQDDPKQDLNQVINSIQKTLGLLHQLYLNVSSFNTGLQLPLLQRINSLVLELDNMVKLSEKCHIQVPVEVLNLIDDGKNPDGFTKDIINGCIAKNQITKGKTDSFKGLRKHLLEELDQAFPDEADSFREIRAASAAEAKRLAQAQSSLPNGDMKVKAEP